One Pseudomonas abieticivorans genomic region harbors:
- a CDS encoding patatin-like phospholipase family protein has product MESRYPVFLAFQGGGAKGVVHAGALLAINDLNLDIKGVAGTSAGSMIAALIAAGYTGAELVDPESKTHLFQSITPRFGIYRATDIFSKKAWRILTIGRALPDRLRELKSYYLKKISHHVSRLPKAPYPLIVLMCFFGILTTCPTIAQIVAICSTIGVLAMCWGIRWMSQGISTVEAVRRLIDGAIRVKLGVEKENITFRDLKDHGGLPLKIISTNILGECLELFCYERTPDTPVADAVAASICLPVIFRPWGLKFRRSTENLERYVSGRFFDGGLMSNLPAWPFDEERLIYPGTTTIALGISPEVAPGPRKPKHWFGSIINAIVSGTGEIHTRAVGRIIKIPLRCRLNLLEFDAPIEKIYEEVRRSRSQVTHQLRKELTTYPALIDDATEVLHAGVKAKLAEYQGRWYTAPLEDHTIRVAIGAQRSGTMNSLSLVSGAGFTDQHPDSKITLPLSGSAAGIAWTDGAIAATLPWDQSISLHALDRMWSSVKWFMCFRLTPRVGFPIAKVVTPRPRAPFLDKVHGEMAKIRPIVIIIDGTMPFDGALDHAYEDILECLERIQESAVEYLRQRDLDFILQGSNSWL; this is encoded by the coding sequence ATGGAAAGTAGATATCCCGTTTTTCTCGCTTTTCAAGGTGGTGGAGCGAAAGGGGTAGTCCATGCAGGAGCGTTGCTCGCTATCAACGACCTTAACCTGGATATCAAGGGTGTTGCCGGCACGTCTGCTGGGTCTATGATCGCTGCACTCATCGCGGCCGGTTATACCGGTGCGGAACTGGTGGATCCTGAGAGTAAAACGCATCTTTTTCAGTCCATTACCCCTCGTTTTGGCATCTACAGAGCGACAGACATCTTCTCCAAAAAAGCTTGGCGGATCCTGACTATTGGCCGGGCGCTTCCGGATCGTCTGCGGGAATTAAAAAGCTATTACCTCAAAAAAATTTCCCATCACGTTAGCCGCCTACCCAAAGCACCATATCCGCTCATCGTGTTGATGTGCTTCTTTGGAATACTGACGACATGTCCAACCATCGCCCAGATTGTTGCGATTTGCTCAACAATCGGGGTCCTAGCCATGTGCTGGGGGATTCGATGGATGTCTCAAGGAATTTCAACGGTTGAAGCGGTTCGCCGGCTCATTGACGGCGCGATTCGAGTTAAGTTGGGCGTAGAAAAAGAGAACATCACCTTCCGGGACCTCAAGGATCATGGCGGGCTACCCCTCAAAATTATCTCCACGAACATTCTTGGAGAATGCTTGGAGCTATTTTGCTACGAACGCACCCCAGACACACCAGTGGCTGACGCCGTTGCCGCTTCGATTTGCCTCCCAGTCATTTTCCGTCCTTGGGGATTAAAATTTCGACGCAGTACGGAGAATTTGGAACGCTACGTTTCAGGCCGCTTTTTCGACGGTGGACTAATGTCCAACCTTCCTGCATGGCCTTTTGACGAGGAGCGGTTGATCTATCCTGGAACAACAACCATCGCGTTGGGAATCAGTCCTGAGGTCGCTCCCGGCCCGCGCAAGCCGAAGCATTGGTTTGGCTCAATCATCAATGCCATTGTCTCTGGCACTGGCGAGATCCACACGCGAGCTGTTGGCCGGATAATAAAAATCCCGCTCAGATGTCGTTTAAACCTTCTGGAATTCGACGCACCAATCGAAAAAATTTACGAAGAGGTGCGGAGATCACGCAGCCAGGTGACGCATCAGCTAAGAAAGGAGCTCACAACATACCCGGCGCTGATCGATGACGCCACGGAGGTTCTCCATGCTGGTGTCAAGGCGAAGCTGGCGGAATATCAAGGTCGTTGGTACACCGCCCCCCTCGAGGATCACACCATTCGGGTAGCAATCGGCGCACAACGCTCAGGAACGATGAATAGCTTGTCGCTGGTATCGGGGGCAGGTTTTACAGATCAGCATCCTGATAGCAAGATCACACTCCCTCTTAGCGGATCGGCTGCTGGCATTGCTTGGACTGACGGAGCGATAGCAGCAACGCTTCCTTGGGACCAAAGCATTTCCCTGCATGCTTTGGATAGAATGTGGTCTTCGGTCAAGTGGTTCATGTGCTTTCGGCTGACGCCTCGCGTAGGATTCCCAATCGCCAAGGTAGTGACGCCTCGGCCCAGAGCACCGTTCCTCGACAAGGTTCATGGGGAGATGGCTAAAATTCGGCCAATCGTTATAATTATCGATGGCACAATGCCGTTCGATGGTGCCCTGGACCACGCTTACGAAGACATTCTGGAATGCCTAGAACGCATCCAGGAATCGGCGGTCGAATATTTAAGGCAGAGAGATCTCGATTTCATCCTGCAAGGATCAAACTCATGGCTATAA
- a CDS encoding fumarylacetoacetate hydrolase family protein — protein MDTQLIEALGDELFNALQTRQSLAPLTQRYPAISLDDAYRISLRFLARREALGDQVIGKKIGVTSRAVQEMLDVHQPDFGFLTDRMQVANNSTVSFAAHTLVQPRAEGEIAFVLGEDLHGVDVTADDVLAASEWVLPCFEIVDSRIENWQIRIQDTVADNASCGVFALGAERVNPRELDLAKVCLQMFKNGQPAGSGLGSAVQGHPCAAVAWLANTLGKLGIPFRKGEIILSGALAPLVPVAPGDAISLSLSGLGELHLNFVP, from the coding sequence ATGGATACGCAGTTGATTGAAGCCTTGGGCGACGAACTGTTCAACGCCCTGCAAACACGCCAGAGCCTGGCACCGCTGACCCAGCGTTATCCGGCCATCAGCCTGGACGACGCCTACCGTATTTCCCTGCGGTTCCTGGCGCGCCGTGAAGCCTTGGGCGACCAGGTGATTGGCAAGAAAATCGGCGTGACCAGCCGCGCCGTGCAAGAAATGCTCGATGTGCACCAGCCCGACTTTGGCTTTTTGACCGACCGCATGCAGGTGGCCAACAACAGCACTGTCAGCTTCGCAGCCCACACGCTGGTGCAACCGCGGGCCGAGGGCGAAATTGCCTTTGTGCTGGGTGAAGACCTGCACGGTGTCGACGTTACCGCTGACGATGTGCTGGCCGCCAGCGAATGGGTGCTGCCGTGCTTCGAGATCGTCGATTCGCGGATCGAAAACTGGCAGATCCGCATTCAGGACACCGTGGCCGACAACGCCTCCTGCGGGGTGTTTGCCTTGGGCGCCGAGCGCGTCAACCCACGTGAACTGGACCTGGCCAAGGTTTGCCTGCAGATGTTCAAGAACGGCCAACCTGCCGGGAGCGGCCTGGGCTCGGCGGTACAAGGCCACCCCTGCGCCGCCGTGGCCTGGCTGGCCAATACCCTGGGCAAACTGGGCATCCCGTTTCGCAAGGGCGAAATCATTTTGTCTGGAGCACTGGCGCCACTGGTACCGGTCGCCCCGGGCGACGCCATCAGTTTGTCGTTGAGTGGCCTGGGCGAGTTGCACTTGAATTTCGTGCCTTGA
- a CDS encoding acetaldehyde dehydrogenase (acetylating), which yields MSKKIKCALIGPGNIGTDLLYKLKRSEVLEPVWMVGIDATSEGLARAAELGLKTTSEGVDGLLPHVLEDGIQIAFDATSAYVHAENSRKLNALGVLMIDLTPAAIGPYCVPPVNLKHNLGLGAMNVNMVTCGGQATIPLVAAVSSVQPVAYAEIIATAASKSVGPGTRKNIDEFTRTTAAAVEQVGGAKKGKAIIIVNPAEPPLMMRDTVHCLTETEPDQAAIGAAIGAMIQEVQRYVPGYRLVNGPVFDGNRVSIFMEVEGLGDYLPKYAGNLDIMTAAAARTAELFAEAILQGSLSLTPPQAIA from the coding sequence ATGAGCAAAAAGATCAAATGCGCCCTCATCGGGCCGGGCAACATCGGCACCGACCTGCTGTACAAGCTCAAGCGCAGCGAGGTGTTGGAGCCGGTCTGGATGGTGGGCATCGATGCCACGTCCGAAGGCCTGGCGCGCGCCGCTGAACTGGGCCTCAAGACCACCAGCGAGGGTGTCGACGGGTTGCTGCCCCATGTGCTGGAAGATGGCATCCAGATCGCCTTCGATGCGACCTCCGCCTACGTCCACGCCGAGAACAGTCGCAAGCTCAATGCCCTGGGGGTGTTGATGATCGATCTGACCCCGGCCGCCATCGGCCCTTACTGCGTGCCGCCGGTCAACCTCAAGCACAATCTGGGCCTGGGCGCGATGAACGTCAACATGGTCACCTGCGGCGGCCAGGCGACCATCCCGCTGGTGGCGGCGGTGTCCAGCGTGCAACCGGTGGCCTACGCCGAGATCATCGCCACTGCCGCGTCCAAATCGGTTGGCCCCGGCACCCGCAAGAATATCGACGAGTTCACCCGCACCACTGCCGCCGCCGTTGAGCAGGTGGGCGGCGCGAAAAAAGGCAAGGCGATCATCATCGTCAACCCCGCCGAGCCGCCACTGATGATGCGTGACACCGTGCATTGCCTGACCGAAACCGAACCGGACCAGGCCGCCATCGGCGCCGCGATCGGCGCCATGATCCAAGAGGTTCAGCGTTATGTACCCGGCTACCGCCTGGTCAACGGCCCGGTATTCGACGGCAACCGCGTGTCGATCTTCATGGAAGTCGAAGGCCTGGGCGACTACCTGCCCAAGTACGCCGGCAACCTCGACATCATGACCGCCGCCGCCGCGCGCACCGCCGAGCTGTTCGCCGAAGCCATTCTCCAGGGCTCACTGAGCCTCACCCCACCACAGGCCATCGCCTAA
- a CDS encoding tetratricopeptide repeat protein yields MSFGKEESDRKVIPLWDQSKLASSLAENSAIRSPKHQTSDVSESKRLMAEFSSSSKLGTAIELLNSAKLENNNQGALIASRRVIEDGSLPASVLSLARSTLENEQDPGQTAKPRDRIKALRKCLVASPKNTLAWVDLAREYISLGQGEPAERAMSVALGLAPTHRWVSRVASRLFIHLGDVERSHFLLARHPAVRSDPWIASAELSVSQMIGKVSRNLSSARRIHELGLHPKHTTELASSLGTLEIESGAIKRAKMYIRDSLLHPNRNTLAQALWAEQRHDIKSDHHLQVQSLEIAYEAKARESYIQGDAEPAIAHALDWLAAEPFSSKPPVLASYIASLDDRYEQIIEITKQGLVANPNNSLLKLNRAYAELAMITPLHPVEEDSAKLDGWISLFNEELREGGSHHAQALANYGMLCYRMGMLGEGRKYYEAAEKVCQAESYRDPVLCTIYHAREALLAKAEWAVTILERARAVTQRTTDIGKLEGSDSLDKVNRLYSNPDNYRAIFKMPIRSNIKPVDPLVNLEFADSIYDGLSFHLPDGFSRR; encoded by the coding sequence ATGAGCTTTGGCAAGGAAGAGTCTGACAGGAAAGTCATACCGCTTTGGGATCAGTCGAAACTGGCCTCATCTCTGGCCGAAAATTCAGCAATTCGGTCTCCTAAACATCAAACTTCGGATGTTTCGGAATCTAAAAGACTGATGGCGGAGTTCTCGAGTTCTTCGAAACTGGGTACAGCCATCGAGCTTCTGAACTCTGCCAAGCTTGAGAATAATAACCAAGGAGCGCTAATTGCGTCTCGGCGAGTCATTGAGGACGGGAGCTTGCCAGCGTCCGTCCTTTCTTTGGCGCGGAGCACACTCGAAAATGAACAGGATCCCGGGCAGACGGCGAAGCCTAGAGATCGTATAAAAGCTCTTCGAAAATGCCTTGTAGCTAGCCCTAAGAATACGCTGGCGTGGGTGGATTTGGCGCGTGAATATATTTCTCTAGGACAAGGTGAACCTGCTGAGCGGGCTATGAGTGTAGCACTTGGTTTGGCCCCAACTCATCGGTGGGTCTCACGGGTTGCGTCCAGGCTATTCATCCATCTCGGGGATGTCGAACGATCACATTTTTTGTTGGCTCGCCATCCAGCGGTTAGGAGCGATCCCTGGATCGCTTCGGCCGAATTATCAGTCTCTCAAATGATCGGAAAAGTTAGCCGAAATCTATCCTCCGCTCGGAGAATTCATGAACTGGGGTTACACCCTAAGCATACCACCGAACTCGCTAGTTCGTTAGGAACGTTGGAGATCGAAAGTGGCGCAATCAAACGCGCAAAGATGTATATTCGCGACTCGCTTTTGCATCCGAATCGAAACACCCTCGCCCAAGCATTATGGGCTGAACAGAGGCATGACATTAAGTCGGATCATCACTTACAAGTCCAGAGTTTAGAAATTGCGTACGAAGCTAAAGCAAGAGAAAGCTATATTCAAGGTGACGCTGAACCAGCGATCGCACACGCTTTAGATTGGTTGGCCGCCGAGCCGTTTTCAAGCAAGCCGCCGGTGTTGGCAAGTTATATCGCATCGTTGGATGATCGATACGAGCAAATTATAGAAATAACGAAGCAGGGGTTGGTAGCGAACCCAAATAATTCACTTTTAAAACTGAATCGTGCATACGCGGAATTGGCAATGATTACCCCGTTGCACCCAGTGGAAGAAGATAGTGCAAAGCTTGATGGGTGGATTTCACTATTTAATGAAGAGTTGAGAGAGGGTGGCTCACACCACGCACAAGCATTGGCCAACTACGGGATGCTTTGCTATAGAATGGGTATGCTCGGAGAGGGTAGAAAGTACTACGAGGCTGCCGAGAAAGTCTGTCAGGCTGAAAGCTACCGAGATCCAGTGCTGTGCACTATTTACCATGCGCGGGAAGCATTATTGGCAAAGGCTGAATGGGCTGTCACTATACTAGAGCGGGCGCGTGCGGTGACTCAAAGAACAACAGATATTGGAAAGCTCGAAGGGTCTGACAGCTTGGATAAAGTGAATCGGCTATATTCTAATCCTGATAATTATCGAGCAATATTCAAAATGCCCATTCGCTCAAATATCAAGCCTGTCGACCCGTTGGTGAATTTGGAGTTTGCGGATTCAATTTACGATGGGCTAAGTTTTCATCTCCCGGATGGCTTCAGTCGTCGCTAG
- the dmpG gene encoding 4-hydroxy-2-oxovalerate aldolase produces MDLQGKRITVHDMCLRDGMHPKRHQITLEQMKSIACGLDAAGVPLIEVTHGDGLGGSSLNYGFPAHSDEEYLSAVIPLMKNAKVSALLLPGIGTVDHLQMAFELGVNTLRVATHCTEADVSEQHLRAARKLGMDTVGFMMMAHMNSPQGLASQGKLMESYGANCIYITDSAGYLLPHDVAARVAALREALKPDTEIGFHGHHNLAMGVANSIAAIAAGATRIDAACAGLGAGAGNTPMEVLVAVCDRMGIETGVSVFGIQDVAEDLVVPIMDFPIRSDRDALTMGYAGVYGSFLLFAKRAEKKYGVPAREILVEMGRRGMVGGQEDMIEDTAMTLARQRQARA; encoded by the coding sequence ATGGATCTTCAGGGCAAACGCATCACCGTCCACGACATGTGCCTGCGTGACGGCATGCACCCCAAGCGCCACCAGATCACCCTTGAGCAGATGAAAAGCATCGCCTGTGGCCTGGACGCCGCCGGCGTGCCGCTGATCGAGGTGACCCATGGCGATGGCCTGGGCGGCAGTTCACTGAACTACGGTTTTCCAGCGCACAGCGACGAAGAGTACTTGTCGGCCGTGATCCCCTTGATGAAAAACGCCAAGGTGTCCGCCCTGCTGCTGCCAGGCATCGGCACGGTCGATCACCTGCAGATGGCCTTCGAGCTGGGCGTCAATACCCTTCGCGTCGCCACCCACTGCACCGAGGCGGACGTTTCCGAGCAGCACTTGCGCGCAGCGCGCAAGCTGGGCATGGACACCGTCGGTTTTATGATGATGGCCCACATGAACAGCCCGCAAGGCCTGGCCAGCCAAGGCAAGTTGATGGAAAGCTACGGCGCCAATTGCATCTACATCACTGACTCCGCAGGCTACCTGCTGCCCCATGACGTGGCCGCACGGGTGGCCGCGCTGCGGGAAGCGCTCAAGCCGGACACCGAGATCGGCTTTCATGGCCACCATAACCTGGCCATGGGCGTGGCCAACTCGATCGCTGCCATCGCCGCCGGTGCCACGCGCATCGACGCAGCCTGCGCGGGCTTGGGCGCCGGTGCCGGCAACACGCCGATGGAAGTGCTGGTTGCGGTGTGCGACCGCATGGGCATCGAAACCGGGGTCAGCGTATTTGGCATCCAGGACGTGGCCGAGGACCTGGTGGTGCCGATCATGGACTTCCCGATCCGCAGCGACCGCGACGCACTGACCATGGGCTATGCCGGTGTCTACGGCTCGTTCCTGCTGTTCGCCAAGCGGGCCGAGAAGAAGTACGGCGTCCCGGCGCGCGAAATCCTCGTGGAGATGGGCCGGCGCGGCATGGTCGGCGGCCAGGAAGACATGATCGAAGACACCGCCATGACCTTGGCCAGGCAACGCCAGGCCCGCGCCTGA
- a CDS encoding Arm DNA-binding domain-containing protein, translated as MRLIIRQSGKAWVLRYQLAGERKEIGLGPYSRYGLKEARSRADVQRALIREGIDPLEQKAKALRLAEAARIAREKSLGNTFRTCALDYIEAHPRAGKMPSMPNSGRTP; from the coding sequence ATGCGCCTGATTATTCGCCAGTCCGGAAAAGCCTGGGTATTGCGCTACCAACTGGCGGGCGAGCGAAAGGAAATCGGCCTGGGCCCCTACTCTCGCTACGGGTTGAAGGAAGCTCGCTCCCGCGCCGATGTACAACGCGCCCTGATCCGCGAAGGCATCGATCCACTGGAACAGAAAGCCAAAGCACTCCGACTGGCAGAAGCGGCACGCATCGCCCGGGAGAAAAGCCTGGGGAACACCTTCCGTACCTGTGCCCTCGACTACATCGAAGCGCACCCCCGGGCTGGAAAAATGCCAAGCATGCCCAACAGTGGACGAACACCCTGA
- a CDS encoding protein kinase domain-containing protein — MQKPEVLDTPATRLIGMELVDGWIVEELLACGRASSDSSGGTYSISYRVRRGNSVAFLKALDLDSVIRDDGDDDFLGSIKRATQAFGDEKTLNELCAKSRMRQVVTILGHGDVKIDRKPEDHMPRVAYLILELADGGDVRSHVAKISSDDYAKKFSYLKDVLLGIGQLHSEGISHQDLKPSNVMVFSLAGAKIGDLGRAAVQGYGNSAFEHSSVAGDFSYAPPEQLYGSVPTEWIDRRQRADLYQFGSLVAFLLFGVTVNTIVKELLPPAVGPKHWFPSEGGSSSYAQALPYQEAAFFEGLQNIKEALPAWAADKVIGLITQCSHPDYTKRGAKQILGKGDQLGLGLNRFVSALENLRTEAKKQAILEEKRQKKL; from the coding sequence ATGCAAAAACCAGAGGTGCTGGATACCCCCGCTACCCGCCTAATAGGCATGGAGTTGGTAGACGGATGGATTGTCGAGGAGCTTCTGGCCTGTGGGAGAGCCAGCTCGGACAGCTCCGGCGGTACCTACTCCATTTCCTATCGCGTTCGAAGAGGAAACTCGGTGGCTTTTCTTAAGGCCCTAGATTTGGATAGTGTCATTAGGGACGACGGGGACGATGATTTCTTAGGCAGCATCAAGCGTGCTACCCAAGCGTTTGGCGATGAAAAAACGCTTAACGAACTATGTGCAAAAAGCCGGATGCGCCAAGTGGTCACGATCCTAGGACATGGAGATGTAAAAATTGACCGAAAGCCGGAAGACCACATGCCTCGCGTGGCTTACTTAATACTTGAGCTTGCCGACGGCGGTGATGTCCGGAGCCATGTCGCTAAGATCTCAAGCGACGACTACGCAAAAAAATTCAGCTATTTGAAGGATGTGCTTTTAGGTATTGGGCAGCTTCACAGCGAGGGGATAAGCCATCAAGACCTCAAGCCTTCGAACGTAATGGTGTTTAGCCTTGCAGGAGCAAAGATTGGCGATCTAGGGCGTGCGGCTGTCCAGGGGTATGGTAACAGCGCGTTTGAGCATTCCAGTGTTGCGGGTGATTTCAGCTACGCTCCCCCTGAGCAACTTTATGGCAGTGTGCCTACTGAGTGGATTGATCGTAGGCAAAGAGCAGACCTCTACCAGTTCGGTTCACTAGTTGCGTTCCTCCTGTTTGGGGTAACAGTTAACACGATCGTTAAAGAGCTTCTGCCGCCTGCTGTGGGCCCGAAGCACTGGTTTCCCAGTGAAGGGGGAAGCAGTAGTTATGCCCAGGCGTTACCCTATCAGGAGGCTGCTTTTTTTGAAGGTTTGCAAAACATTAAAGAGGCGTTACCCGCCTGGGCCGCCGACAAGGTGATTGGCCTAATCACTCAATGTTCGCATCCTGACTACACAAAACGCGGCGCAAAGCAGATCCTTGGAAAAGGGGATCAGTTGGGGTTGGGCCTGAATCGTTTTGTGAGCGCTTTGGAAAATCTGCGAACAGAAGCAAAAAAGCAAGCGATCCTTGAAGAAAAAAGGCAGAAAAAACTATGA
- a CDS encoding Bax inhibitor-1/YccA family protein has protein sequence MREQDYAVNSSQQAQQLEVSRVLRNTYGLLALTLAFSGVMAFVAQQMHVGYPNIFVVLIGFYGLFFLTNKLRDSAWGLVSAFALTGFMGFLLGPILNRYLGMQGGAEVVSSAFAMTALVFGGLSAYVLITRKDMSFLGGFITAGFFVLLGATLAGMFFQISGLQLAISAGFVLFSSVCILFQTSAIIQGGERNYIMATISLYVSIYNLFISLLQIFGIMGRDD, from the coding sequence ATGCGCGAACAGGATTACGCAGTTAACAGCAGCCAGCAGGCTCAGCAGCTGGAAGTCAGCCGCGTCCTGCGCAATACCTACGGTCTGCTCGCCCTTACCTTGGCTTTCAGCGGCGTAATGGCCTTTGTTGCCCAGCAGATGCACGTGGGCTACCCGAACATTTTCGTGGTGCTGATCGGCTTCTACGGTTTGTTCTTTCTTACCAACAAACTGCGCGATTCGGCGTGGGGCCTGGTGTCGGCGTTTGCCCTGACCGGCTTCATGGGTTTCCTGCTTGGCCCAATCCTTAACCGTTACCTGGGCATGCAGGGCGGCGCGGAAGTGGTTAGCTCGGCGTTCGCCATGACCGCACTGGTGTTCGGCGGCCTGTCGGCCTACGTGTTGATTACCCGTAAAGACATGAGCTTCCTGGGCGGCTTCATCACCGCAGGCTTCTTTGTGTTGCTGGGTGCAACCCTGGCGGGCATGTTCTTCCAGATCAGCGGCCTGCAGCTGGCGATCAGCGCCGGTTTCGTGCTGTTCTCGTCGGTGTGCATCCTGTTCCAGACCAGCGCGATCATCCAAGGGGGTGAGCGTAACTACATCATGGCGACCATCAGCCTGTATGTGTCGATCTACAACCTGTTTATCAGCCTGTTGCAGATCTTCGGCATCATGGGTCGTGATGACTGA
- a CDS encoding spinster family MFS transporter, giving the protein MSSIPAAPIGWRSHGLLFLLAMMYAGNFVGRQIIAVMIEPIKQEFGVSDTAMGLVSGLAFAAVYVLLGLPAGRLADRLSRTRLLAACSLLWAMATLACGVSASFAMLVIARMAVAVFESPSTSTSLSIIADIYPPHRRSFAISCYTAAPTFSTIIALCVGAWMVEEYGWRSAFFAVALPALLISAVFALITRDPPRGRFDLSQTHAAHPVSSLLGSARELMAQPAYRCLVLACGITTFSAYAYAMWNASFLVRSHGLPLQYAGMLAGLIGGTCAGLGALFSGWLTDHLALKNPHWQIGIPLLGHVLGSTALITYLLWPQGILLSVGPVPVPSAMLWCALSSFFSVWWVGPSFSLLTQLVPAHRRATAVALQTIISTLFGVGIGPLAAGLLSDTLLPVFGEQSLRYALLLISCTIVLPIGLLWRTYYHLMGLRELLRQAAVHGR; this is encoded by the coding sequence ATGAGCAGTATACCTGCCGCACCCATTGGCTGGCGCAGCCATGGCCTGTTGTTTCTGCTCGCGATGATGTATGCCGGCAACTTTGTCGGCCGGCAGATCATTGCGGTGATGATCGAGCCGATCAAACAGGAATTCGGCGTCAGCGATACTGCCATGGGCCTGGTTTCGGGCCTGGCGTTCGCCGCCGTCTATGTGCTGTTGGGGTTACCGGCCGGGCGCTTGGCCGATCGCCTGTCGCGCACGCGCTTGCTGGCCGCCTGCTCACTGCTGTGGGCGATGGCCACGCTGGCCTGCGGTGTGTCCGCAAGCTTCGCCATGCTGGTGATCGCGCGCATGGCGGTGGCCGTTTTCGAATCGCCCAGCACCTCGACCTCCCTGTCGATCATCGCCGACATTTACCCCCCGCATCGGCGCTCTTTTGCGATCAGTTGCTACACCGCGGCGCCGACCTTCTCCACCATCATCGCCTTGTGCGTGGGCGCCTGGATGGTGGAGGAATACGGCTGGCGCAGTGCGTTTTTTGCCGTCGCCCTGCCCGCCCTGCTGATCAGTGCGGTGTTCGCTTTAATCACGCGCGACCCGCCGCGCGGGCGCTTTGACCTCAGCCAAACGCACGCCGCACACCCGGTGTCGAGCCTGCTGGGCAGCGCGCGCGAGCTGATGGCGCAGCCAGCCTACCGCTGCCTGGTGCTGGCTTGTGGCATCACCACCTTCAGTGCCTACGCCTATGCCATGTGGAACGCCAGCTTCCTGGTACGCTCCCATGGCCTGCCCCTGCAGTATGCCGGCATGCTCGCGGGCCTGATCGGCGGCACCTGTGCCGGGCTCGGGGCGTTGTTCAGCGGCTGGTTGACCGACCACCTGGCGCTTAAAAACCCGCATTGGCAGATCGGCATCCCGCTGCTCGGCCATGTGCTTGGCAGCACGGCGCTGATCACCTACCTGCTGTGGCCACAGGGCATCCTCCTGTCGGTAGGCCCGGTCCCGGTGCCCAGCGCGATGCTCTGGTGCGCGTTGAGCAGTTTTTTCTCGGTGTGGTGGGTAGGTCCTTCGTTTTCGCTGTTGACCCAACTGGTACCCGCCCACCGCCGGGCCACCGCCGTGGCGTTGCAGACGATTATCTCGACCTTGTTCGGCGTGGGCATTGGCCCGCTGGCCGCCGGCTTGCTCAGCGATACGCTGCTGCCGGTGTTCGGCGAACAATCGTTGCGCTATGCGTTGTTGTTGATCAGTTGCACGATTGTGCTACCGATCGGGTTGCTGTGGCGTACTTACTACCATTTAATGGGATTGCGTGAGCTCCTTCGGCAGGCAGCAGTTCACGGCCGGTGA